One stretch of Nitratiruptor tergarcus DSM 16512 DNA includes these proteins:
- the aroB gene encoding 3-dehydroquinate synthase, with protein MQVDISLKKIEDRSYTIFIEPIEKIRNLSKAVIVTNPKVAGLHLGYLLPKIEASELYIVTLPDGEDYKNEQALNYLLERLFDHKIDRKSTLIAFGGGVIGDMTGFAAAIYQRGIDFIQIPTTLLSQVDASVGGKTGINNRFGKNLIGAFHQPKAVYIDTHFLTTLPQREFAAGVAEIVKMAVVFDKEFFAWLEEHDLYEEEHLKYAIKRSVELKAAIVAKDEREGGMRASLNYGHTFAHVIENETNYKRFLHGEAVAIGMVMANELAKLMDLMSQEDAQRVKTLLEKYNLPTCYEIKDVDSFYEHFFLDKKTQADKIKFVLPRGVGDFVITDSVPKERVFEALKRFTRC; from the coding sequence ATGCAAGTAGATATTTCATTGAAAAAGATAGAAGATAGAAGTTATACCATTTTTATTGAGCCTATTGAAAAGATTAGAAATCTCTCAAAAGCAGTAATAGTAACCAATCCAAAAGTTGCGGGACTCCATTTGGGCTATCTGCTTCCAAAAATTGAAGCAAGCGAGCTCTATATTGTAACGCTGCCAGATGGCGAAGATTACAAAAATGAGCAGGCGTTAAACTATCTACTTGAGAGACTTTTTGATCATAAAATTGATAGAAAATCGACGCTTATCGCTTTTGGTGGGGGTGTTATAGGAGATATGACAGGATTTGCTGCTGCGATATATCAAAGGGGAATCGATTTTATACAGATCCCTACCACATTACTTAGCCAAGTAGATGCAAGTGTTGGTGGGAAAACAGGTATTAATAACCGTTTTGGTAAAAATCTAATAGGAGCGTTTCATCAACCAAAAGCAGTCTATATAGATACACATTTTCTTACTACCCTTCCTCAAAGAGAGTTTGCAGCAGGTGTTGCAGAAATTGTAAAGATGGCGGTGGTTTTTGATAAAGAGTTTTTTGCTTGGTTAGAAGAGCACGATTTGTATGAGGAAGAGCATCTCAAATATGCAATTAAGCGATCTGTAGAGCTCAAAGCTGCAATTGTTGCTAAAGATGAGCGAGAAGGGGGTATGCGAGCAAGCCTCAATTATGGTCATACATTTGCACACGTTATTGAGAATGAGACAAATTATAAACGATTTTTACATGGTGAAGCGGTTGCAATTGGGATGGTGATGGCTAATGAGCTTGCAAAACTAATGGATCTCATGAGTCAAGAAGATGCTCAAAGAGTTAAAACTCTTCTTGAAAAATATAACCTTCCTACATGCTATGAAATCAAAGATGTTGATAGTTTTTATGAGCACTTTTTTCTTGATAAAAAGACGCAAGCAGACAAAATCAAGTTTGTTTTGCCAAGAGGAGTTGGAGACTTTGTGATAACAGACAGCGTACCAAAAGAGAGAGTTTTTGAGGCACTTAAAAGGTTTACTCGATGCTAA
- a CDS encoding mechanosensitive ion channel domain-containing protein produces MLKYLLLFLLQVHLLFAGQSVKHETNTTLQNEQVNQQEIADYEQKLKNLKSEFKENIWIKKYENYKTYFKIKKQLDVVEKQLKRAKRYRKKELIKELQSKKETLQNQLELLKEYQESPFLELLKPQEIPKAPVIKNPFNLITAFSYIKQLNSSKEYYKQKLKDMEAALELLIKKYEIIAKLAELTKNQKYINEKKELQKEIADFQDSLHIAKETLSVYTRKIEENILKITEEIKLQTEKAAYIAAIIIGLLLLSLILKWIIARYIQDNQRAYMANKIINFNLAILIILILLFAYIENVNYLVTILGFASAGIAIAMKDMFMSLLGWMVIVLGGSIHVGDRIKVTKEGRDFVGDVIDISLLRITILEDVTLTSYLHNIRSGRIIFIPNNYVFTDLIANYTHMGLKTVWDNINFNITFDSNHKKAAHIAKEVARKYAKGYTDIARKQLNKLRSTYHLKNTNVDVRVYTFAEEYGIRVSLWYMTNSYATLTLRSTISAEIIDTYLKEPDIILTYPAQKVLLTKEDFSAKTLPKNIKEEEV; encoded by the coding sequence ATGCTAAAGTATCTTTTACTATTTCTTTTGCAAGTGCACCTTCTCTTTGCTGGGCAGAGTGTTAAACATGAGACAAATACTACGCTACAAAATGAGCAAGTAAATCAACAAGAAATAGCAGATTATGAGCAGAAACTAAAAAATCTCAAAAGTGAATTTAAAGAAAATATATGGATTAAAAAATATGAGAACTATAAAACGTACTTCAAAATAAAAAAACAACTAGATGTAGTAGAAAAACAGCTCAAAAGAGCAAAAAGATATAGAAAGAAAGAACTTATAAAAGAGCTACAGAGTAAAAAAGAGACGTTGCAAAATCAGTTAGAGCTTCTGAAGGAGTATCAAGAATCCCCTTTTTTGGAACTTCTCAAACCCCAAGAGATCCCAAAAGCTCCTGTCATAAAAAATCCCTTCAATTTGATAACAGCATTTTCATATATCAAGCAGCTTAATAGTTCAAAGGAGTATTACAAGCAAAAGCTCAAAGACATGGAGGCTGCGTTAGAGCTTTTAATAAAAAAATATGAGATTATTGCAAAACTTGCCGAGCTTACTAAAAATCAAAAATATATAAATGAAAAAAAGGAGCTACAAAAAGAGATTGCTGATTTTCAAGATTCTTTGCATATAGCAAAAGAGACACTTTCGGTTTATACAAGAAAAATTGAGGAAAATATTCTTAAAATTACTGAGGAGATTAAACTCCAAACAGAAAAAGCAGCATATATAGCTGCAATCATTATTGGTCTTTTACTTCTAAGTCTCATACTCAAATGGATAATTGCACGCTATATTCAAGATAATCAGCGTGCATATATGGCAAATAAGATTATCAATTTTAATCTAGCGATTCTTATAATCTTAATTTTACTCTTTGCTTACATAGAAAATGTGAACTATCTTGTAACCATTTTAGGTTTTGCTTCAGCTGGTATCGCGATTGCAATGAAAGATATGTTTATGAGTCTTCTTGGATGGATGGTTATAGTTTTAGGAGGCTCTATTCATGTAGGAGATCGCATTAAAGTGACAAAAGAGGGAAGAGATTTTGTTGGTGATGTAATTGATATTTCTTTACTTCGAATTACAATATTAGAAGATGTGACACTTACAAGTTATCTTCATAATATTCGTTCAGGTAGAATTATTTTTATTCCTAACAACTATGTATTTACAGATTTAATTGCTAACTATACACATATGGGACTTAAAACTGTATGGGATAATATTAATTTTAATATCACTTTTGATTCAAATCATAAGAAAGCAGCCCATATCGCCAAAGAAGTTGCAAGAAAATATGCTAAAGGATATACAGATATAGCAAGAAAACAGCTTAATAAACTTCGCAGTACCTATCATCTCAAAAATACAAATGTTGATGTGAGAGTCTATACCTTTGCGGAGGAGTATGGGATACGCGTGAGTCTATGGTATATGACAAACTCTTATGCTACATTGACTCTGCGTAGTACCATCTCAGCTGAGATTATTGATACCTATCTTAAAGAGCCTGACATTATCCTTACATATCCTGCACAAAAAGTTCTCTTGACAAAAGAGGATTTTAGTGCTAAAACCCTTCCAAAAAATATAAAAGAGGAAGAGGTGTGA
- the mtaB gene encoding tRNA (N(6)-L-threonylcarbamoyladenosine(37)-C(2))-methylthiotransferase MtaB, with protein MKVYFKTFGCRTNLFDTQVMMSSLRDFTLTQNEEDADIVVVNSCTVTNGADGSVRNYINRLNRSGKKIYLTGCGAFTKGEDLFKTKKVIGVFGHSEKTKINELLKKEHFFVLGDLESVDKAIVSEFVGKSRAFIKIQEGCDFRCSYCIIPYVRGNARSMDEELILEQIRLLAANGFGEFIFTGTNVGSYGKDSGSSLAKLLKRVSLIRGVRRVRVGSIEPVQIDEEFKEILDEPWMAKHLHIALQHTSDRMLEFMNRRNRVAEDLPLFEEIASHGYAIGTDFIVGHPGESEEIFKEAVENIKKFPLTHIHLFTYSKRDGTPAATMKEPVRGDVAKGRYKVIKEIIEEKNRDFRMKKLPLQVLIESKKGDYYFGHDQFFNPVFVQSELDLEGNWIELYDYEVKKEGNFAKF; from the coding sequence GTGAAAGTCTACTTTAAGACATTTGGATGTAGGACGAATCTCTTTGATACGCAAGTAATGATGAGCTCACTAAGAGATTTTACACTCACGCAAAATGAAGAGGATGCTGATATTGTTGTTGTGAACTCTTGCACTGTGACAAATGGAGCTGATGGGAGTGTGAGAAACTATATCAATCGGCTCAATCGTAGTGGCAAAAAGATCTATCTTACAGGATGTGGAGCTTTTACAAAAGGCGAAGATCTTTTTAAAACAAAAAAAGTAATTGGTGTCTTTGGACATTCAGAAAAGACAAAGATAAATGAGCTACTCAAAAAAGAGCACTTCTTTGTGCTCGGTGATTTAGAAAGCGTTGATAAAGCAATTGTCAGTGAATTTGTAGGAAAGAGCAGGGCATTTATCAAAATTCAAGAGGGGTGTGATTTTCGCTGTAGCTACTGTATTATTCCTTATGTAAGAGGAAATGCAAGAAGCATGGATGAAGAGCTTATCCTAGAGCAGATAAGACTCTTGGCAGCCAACGGATTTGGTGAATTTATCTTTACAGGTACCAATGTTGGGAGTTATGGTAAAGATAGTGGCAGTTCTTTAGCAAAACTTTTAAAGAGAGTCTCTCTCATTCGAGGTGTACGTAGAGTAAGAGTTGGTTCTATTGAGCCAGTACAGATTGATGAGGAGTTTAAAGAGATTTTAGATGAGCCATGGATGGCCAAACATCTCCATATCGCTTTGCAGCATACGAGTGATAGGATGTTAGAGTTCATGAATCGACGCAATCGCGTAGCAGAGGATTTGCCACTCTTTGAAGAGATAGCATCACACGGGTATGCAATTGGAACAGATTTTATTGTAGGGCATCCTGGGGAGAGTGAAGAGATTTTCAAAGAAGCTGTGGAAAATATAAAAAAGTTTCCTCTTACTCATATACACCTCTTTACCTACTCTAAGCGCGATGGTACTCCTGCAGCTACTATGAAAGAGCCGGTGAGAGGAGATGTTGCTAAGGGACGGTATAAAGTTATTAAAGAGATTATTGAGGAGAAAAATAGAGATTTTCGTATGAAAAAATTGCCACTGCAAGTGCTCATAGAGAGTAAAAAGGGTGATTACTATTTTGGACATGATCAATTTTTTAATCCAGTTTTTGTCCAAAGTGAGCTTGATTTAGAGGGAAACTGGATAGAGTTGTATGATTATGAAGTCAAAAAAGAGGGGAATTTTGCAAAATTTTAG
- a CDS encoding AAA family ATPase encodes MKSKKRGILQNFRKKLFITLFSFFILLLLLALFVYKYERASTIDYATYKTLLQNKMIDEAKVGDRYVYIKSGGSEFKLPKEAVDLKELYKIAPVRSEDVDSQTLIDIFMLVILGFFIGFIIFYLRRQQREPIPLKHEIQIAPMEQPEEFKSKIVPQVSDVTFNDVAGIDEVKEELEEIIDFLKNPQKYLDFGVRMPKGVLLVGPPGVGKTLIAKAVAGEASVPFFYQSGSAFVQIYVGMGAKRVRELFKKAKEMAPSIIFIDEIDAVGKARGGLRNDEREATLNQLLTEMDGFEGAEGVIVIGATNKIEVLDEALLRPGRFDRRIFVSLPNKEERKKILDIYLQKIPHSVDVEILAHMSVGFSGAALASFVNEAALHALRKGKKIVELEDFEAVKEKVLFGKKKVLAYSEKEKEIQSIYQAAKALAAYWYGIEFDKLSLIGGYIKEIDKEILSKSEYLAKIKVYLAGYAALQVIYDEEFSNSAGDLKSAKSLAEEMVTVYGMGEHLYADINEAVKIIESALGELKEYIQNHKKLLLTLAQYLRSNEAISKEDIQRLSNEIL; translated from the coding sequence ATGAAGTCAAAAAAGAGGGGAATTTTGCAAAATTTTAGAAAAAAATTGTTCATAACACTCTTTTCTTTTTTTATTCTACTCCTTTTACTCGCTCTATTTGTTTATAAGTATGAAAGAGCATCTACTATCGATTATGCAACATACAAGACCCTTTTACAAAATAAGATGATCGATGAAGCAAAGGTAGGTGATCGCTATGTCTATATTAAAAGCGGGGGGAGTGAATTTAAACTACCAAAAGAGGCAGTAGATCTTAAAGAGCTTTATAAGATTGCTCCTGTACGAAGTGAGGATGTTGATTCACAAACGCTCATTGATATTTTTATGCTCGTAATTCTTGGGTTTTTTATTGGATTTATAATCTTTTACTTGCGACGTCAACAGCGTGAGCCAATTCCTCTCAAGCATGAGATTCAAATTGCGCCAATGGAGCAGCCCGAAGAGTTTAAATCAAAAATAGTACCACAAGTGAGCGATGTAACTTTTAACGATGTTGCGGGTATTGATGAGGTCAAAGAGGAGCTTGAAGAGATTATCGATTTTTTGAAAAATCCACAAAAGTATCTCGATTTTGGTGTGCGGATGCCAAAAGGTGTCTTGCTTGTAGGCCCTCCTGGAGTGGGGAAGACGCTCATAGCAAAAGCTGTTGCAGGTGAAGCTAGTGTGCCATTTTTTTATCAAAGTGGAAGTGCTTTTGTACAGATTTATGTAGGAATGGGAGCAAAGAGGGTACGAGAGCTTTTTAAAAAAGCAAAAGAGATGGCACCTAGTATCATCTTTATCGATGAGATTGATGCAGTGGGAAAAGCACGAGGAGGACTGCGCAACGATGAGCGTGAAGCAACGCTTAATCAACTCCTTACTGAGATGGATGGATTTGAGGGTGCAGAAGGGGTTATAGTTATTGGGGCTACAAATAAGATTGAAGTGCTCGATGAAGCCCTCTTGCGCCCTGGACGATTTGATAGGCGTATTTTTGTATCGTTGCCGAATAAGGAGGAGAGAAAAAAGATTTTAGATATCTATTTACAAAAGATTCCTCACAGTGTCGATGTAGAGATTTTAGCACATATGAGTGTGGGATTTAGCGGTGCTGCCCTTGCAAGTTTTGTCAATGAAGCTGCTTTGCATGCGCTACGAAAAGGAAAAAAGATTGTTGAGCTTGAAGATTTTGAAGCAGTAAAAGAGAAAGTACTTTTTGGTAAAAAGAAGGTGCTAGCTTATAGTGAGAAAGAAAAAGAGATCCAAAGCATCTATCAAGCAGCAAAAGCGCTAGCAGCCTACTGGTATGGGATAGAGTTTGACAAGCTCTCTTTAATAGGCGGATATATCAAAGAGATAGACAAAGAGATCTTATCTAAAAGTGAATATCTTGCAAAAATTAAAGTCTATTTAGCTGGGTATGCTGCACTGCAAGTTATATATGATGAGGAGTTTTCTAATAGTGCAGGAGATCTCAAAAGTGCAAAATCTTTAGCTGAAGAGATGGTTACTGTGTATGGTATGGGCGAGCATCTCTATGCAGATATAAATGAAGCAGTTAAAATTATTGAGAGTGCATTGGGTGAACTCAAAGAGTATATACAAAATCACAAAAAACTGCTTTTAACACTTGCGCAATATCTACGAAGCAATGAAGCGATAAGCAAAGAGGATATTCAAAGACTAAGCAATGAAATACTTTAG
- the bioV gene encoding pimelyl-ACP methyl ester esterase BioV produces the protein MKYFSGFGFKNEKVLFLSYLQRGDFVVAGFSKGAQKAVQEALTMIEQGKRVDTLQLLSPAFFNYLPKEQKHKEILTFVKNKDAYLHFFYKKALYPAKVDIEKFTTEPSLGELKELLFYEWKEEDLQLLQENGVTIEVYLGAKDKIVNADKAKEFFTPFAQVYLINNAGHLLR, from the coding sequence ATGAAATACTTTAGTGGCTTTGGATTTAAAAACGAAAAAGTGCTCTTCTTGTCATATTTACAAAGAGGAGATTTTGTTGTAGCTGGTTTTAGCAAAGGTGCACAAAAAGCTGTGCAAGAAGCTCTAACAATGATAGAGCAGGGTAAGAGAGTTGATACTTTGCAACTGCTCTCTCCGGCATTTTTTAATTATCTTCCAAAAGAGCAAAAGCATAAAGAGATACTAACTTTTGTGAAAAATAAAGATGCATATCTGCACTTTTTTTACAAAAAAGCTCTCTATCCAGCAAAAGTAGACATCGAAAAGTTTACAACTGAACCAAGTTTGGGTGAGCTTAAAGAACTTCTTTTCTATGAATGGAAAGAAGAGGATTTGCAATTATTGCAAGAAAATGGAGTAACAATTGAAGTCTATCTTGGTGCTAAAGATAAGATTGTAAATGCTGACAAAGCTAAAGAGTTTTTCACTCCATTTGCACAAGTATATCTCATCAATAATGCAGGGCATCTTCTTCGATGA
- a CDS encoding VanZ family protein has protein sequence MKIFKILFFCCLLLFLLLSITPHAQSSYAIHTQHLQKEVLFVEHFAYMGENILGAYSDKYRHILAFLLLGILFDLSYFFTVYKKIAFLISYGIFIEFVQVFVPYREGDLFDIIINTSAILFYFFITRVLLKNYFHKWYMEYQRSISG, from the coding sequence ATGAAAATTTTTAAAATACTCTTTTTTTGCTGTTTGCTTCTCTTTTTACTTCTATCTATTACTCCTCATGCGCAAAGCAGCTATGCAATTCATACGCAGCATTTGCAAAAAGAGGTGCTTTTCGTTGAGCATTTTGCATATATGGGAGAGAATATATTAGGTGCCTACAGTGACAAATATCGCCATATTCTAGCTTTTTTGCTTCTTGGTATACTTTTTGATTTGAGCTACTTTTTCACTGTGTATAAAAAAATAGCATTTCTTATTTCTTATGGGATCTTTATAGAATTCGTACAAGTTTTTGTACCATATAGAGAAGGGGATCTCTTTGATATAATTATCAACACATCAGCTATACTTTTTTACTTTTTTATAACAAGAGTACTCTTGAAAAACTATTTTCATAAATGGTACATGGAGTATCAAAGGAGCATAAGTGGATAA
- the mog gene encoding molybdopterin adenylyltransferase: MDKIKIGVVTASDRASAGIYEDISGKAIMDTMQEYLKNDFEIVYRCIPDELEEIKKALRELCDEEECALVVTTGGTGPAPRDVTPEATEAVCEKILPGFGEQMRAVSLQYVPTAILSRQTAGIRGKSLIINLPGKPKSIRECLDAVFPAVPYCIDLIGGPYIETNEDVIKAFRPKSK, encoded by the coding sequence GTGGATAAGATAAAAATTGGTGTTGTAACAGCAAGTGATAGAGCAAGTGCAGGTATTTATGAAGATATTAGTGGCAAAGCAATTATGGATACGATGCAAGAGTATCTTAAAAACGATTTTGAAATTGTTTATCGTTGTATTCCTGATGAATTGGAGGAGATTAAAAAGGCTTTGAGAGAGCTGTGCGATGAAGAGGAGTGTGCTTTAGTAGTAACTACCGGAGGAACAGGTCCCGCACCAAGAGATGTAACTCCAGAAGCTACGGAAGCTGTATGTGAAAAGATATTGCCTGGCTTTGGTGAACAGATGCGAGCTGTGAGTTTGCAGTATGTACCTACAGCGATTCTTTCACGCCAGACTGCAGGTATTAGGGGAAAGAGTCTTATCATAAATCTTCCTGGAAAACCAAAAAGTATTCGAGAGTGTCTTGATGCAGTCTTTCCAGCTGTTCCATACTGTATCGATCTTATTGGTGGTCCATATATTGAGACAAATGAGGATGTAATAAAAGCTTTTAGACCAAAGAGTAAATGA
- a CDS encoding Fur family transcriptional regulator has protein sequence MSAEKQKDLELYLDELKTIVKKRGLKYSTQREQILKVLFNAKNHLTPEEIYQEVKKENTSIGLATVYRTLSFLESEDIVSSISFGSEGKKYELNRGEHHDHMICIKCGKIIEFFNEELERLQEEIAKKENFKLITHQMNMYGICEECQKKDQ, from the coding sequence ATGAGTGCTGAAAAACAAAAAGATCTTGAACTCTACCTTGATGAGTTAAAAACGATCGTTAAAAAGCGTGGACTGAAGTATTCAACCCAAAGGGAGCAGATTCTCAAAGTCCTTTTCAATGCCAAAAACCACCTCACTCCAGAAGAGATCTACCAAGAGGTAAAAAAAGAAAACACCTCCATAGGTCTGGCAACAGTCTATCGCACCCTCTCTTTTTTAGAAAGTGAGGATATTGTAAGCTCTATCTCTTTTGGCAGTGAAGGAAAAAAGTATGAGCTCAATCGCGGAGAGCATCATGATCACATGATTTGTATCAAATGTGGAAAAATTATTGAGTTTTTCAATGAAGAGTTAGAGAGGCTTCAAGAAGAGATAGCAAAAAAAGAGAATTTCAAACTTATCACACATCAAATGAACATGTATGGTATTTGTGAGGAGTGTCAAAAAAAGGATCAATGA
- a CDS encoding TraR/DksA family transcriptional regulator, giving the protein MNQNELLEIKTALENRLEKVESDINMLCNELEEIATYENIDDIEDLAELETLNDSDKALLKRLMEEKKQIKKALAKIERGEYGKCSDGSEIPLEILKANPLHEC; this is encoded by the coding sequence ATGAATCAAAACGAATTGCTTGAAATAAAAACAGCATTAGAAAATAGACTCGAAAAGGTAGAGAGTGATATAAATATGCTTTGCAATGAACTTGAAGAGATCGCTACATATGAAAATATTGATGATATAGAAGATTTAGCAGAGCTAGAGACTCTCAATGACAGTGACAAAGCACTTCTTAAAAGATTAATGGAAGAAAAAAAGCAGATCAAAAAAGCTCTTGCAAAAATTGAACGTGGCGAATATGGAAAATGTAGCGATGGAAGTGAAATTCCATTAGAAATTTTAAAGGCGAATCCTCTCCATGAGTGCTGA
- the metK gene encoding methionine adenosyltransferase: MYLFACESVSAGHPDKCADIIADRIVDKLLSLDPNARVATEVFVVDKNVIIGGEVKVCKKLDKDFYIECAKEALEYIGYPESGFNQEETIYPDLLHYEVYVHEQSSEIAQGVERREDFGAGDQGMMVGYATDERADFMPHAIMIARQMRDILYNNAKLHPDLFGVDIKTEVVLDYGTKENFDKGLFERIDTIVVAQSHSRKIDEEEVRKRVKELLNKGAFASFIDSKTKFIINGTGSFITHGPIADSGLTGRKIAVDNYGAYAPIGGGAQSTKDYTKVDRSAHYAARWLAKHIVAAKLAKKAMVEIAYVIGQARPLSLMVNTFGTGKMSDEKLSQLLFEHFPLTPRWIMERFSLHKPQGFSYMETAAKGQVGYEHYPWEQLDYLDWFASLS; encoded by the coding sequence ATGTATCTCTTTGCATGTGAGTCTGTCTCTGCAGGACATCCTGATAAATGCGCTGATATTATTGCAGATAGGATTGTGGATAAACTTCTCTCACTCGATCCCAATGCTCGCGTTGCTACCGAAGTTTTTGTAGTAGATAAAAATGTAATCATTGGTGGCGAAGTAAAAGTTTGTAAAAAGCTTGATAAAGATTTCTATATAGAGTGTGCAAAAGAGGCGTTAGAATATATAGGTTATCCTGAGAGTGGATTTAATCAAGAGGAGACTATCTATCCCGATTTGCTTCATTATGAAGTTTATGTACATGAGCAGTCATCAGAGATTGCTCAAGGTGTAGAGCGAAGAGAGGATTTTGGTGCTGGAGATCAAGGAATGATGGTGGGATATGCTACAGATGAGAGGGCTGATTTTATGCCCCATGCAATTATGATAGCTCGTCAAATGCGTGATATTCTCTACAACAACGCAAAACTACATCCAGATCTCTTTGGAGTTGATATCAAAACAGAGGTTGTACTTGATTATGGGACAAAGGAGAATTTTGATAAGGGGCTGTTCGAGCGCATCGATACCATTGTTGTTGCACAGTCTCATAGTCGCAAAATTGATGAAGAAGAGGTGAGAAAAAGGGTAAAAGAGCTTTTGAATAAGGGAGCTTTTGCATCATTTATTGATAGTAAAACGAAGTTTATTATTAATGGAACGGGAAGTTTTATTACCCATGGGCCTATAGCTGATTCAGGACTTACAGGAAGAAAAATAGCAGTAGATAACTATGGAGCTTACGCACCGATTGGAGGTGGAGCACAAAGCACCAAAGATTATACAAAAGTTGATAGAAGTGCCCACTATGCTGCAAGATGGCTTGCGAAACATATAGTTGCAGCTAAACTTGCAAAAAAAGCAATGGTAGAAATTGCCTATGTCATTGGACAAGCACGCCCTTTGAGCCTTATGGTAAATACATTTGGTACAGGGAAAATGAGTGATGAGAAGCTCTCGCAACTGCTATTTGAACACTTCCCCCTCACTCCTCGCTGGATTATGGAGAGATTTTCTTTGCATAAGCCTCAAGGATTTAGCTATATGGAAACAGCCGCAAAAGGACAAGTTGGCTATGAACACTATCCATGGGAGCAGCTTGATTATCTAGATTGGTTTGCTTCACTTAGCTAA
- a CDS encoding isochorismatase family protein gives MKIKLTPKDALIVVDMQRDFMPGGALPVKDGDKIIPTINRYIQLFSNKSLPIFFTRDWHPSNHLSFTTHGGRWPVHCVANTAGAAFAKDLLILQDNKFIISKGTVEDFDAYSGFQGTILHNLLQERGIQRVFICGVATDFCVKHTALGALHLSYIAFILNDAIKGVMQEEEAKEELLANGGILIDYNDLAK, from the coding sequence ATGAAAATTAAACTAACTCCCAAAGATGCATTGATTGTAGTGGATATGCAAAGAGATTTTATGCCAGGAGGAGCATTGCCTGTTAAAGATGGTGACAAAATTATCCCAACAATTAACAGATATATTCAACTCTTTTCAAACAAATCTCTCCCAATATTTTTTACCAGAGATTGGCATCCAAGCAATCATCTCTCCTTTACAACACATGGCGGCAGATGGCCAGTACACTGCGTAGCCAATACAGCAGGCGCTGCATTTGCAAAGGATCTTTTAATTCTTCAAGACAATAAATTTATAATCTCTAAAGGCACTGTAGAAGATTTTGATGCATATTCAGGATTTCAAGGTACTATTTTACATAATTTATTGCAAGAAAGAGGGATACAAAGAGTCTTTATCTGTGGCGTAGCAACCGACTTTTGTGTCAAACATACAGCTCTTGGAGCTCTCCATCTTAGCTATATAGCTTTTATACTTAATGATGCCATCAAAGGTGTTATGCAAGAGGAGGAAGCAAAAGAGGAGCTCCTCGCAAATGGAGGTATCCTTATAGATTATAATGATTTAGCTAAGTGA